The Comamonas testosteroni genome contains the following window.
TCGAGCCCAACTAGACCCACCAAGATTCCAATATCTGGTCAGAGGATCCCGGGGGATTAGCTCAGCTGGGAGAGCACCTGCTTTGCAAGCAGGGGGTCGTCGGTTCGATCCCGTCATCCTCCACCAAAAATGATAGCGCTAATGGTGCTATAATCGAAGGCTTCCCAATACAAAAGCAGTCTTGCAAAGACTGCTTTTGTATTGATCGAAACGTCGATCAATTGGCTGTTCTTTAAAAATTCATAGAGTCGAAATCAGCGTTGCTGGTGGAAAGCACAAACCAAGGTTTGTGCACCGTGCCGCCAGCAACATTTTGATTGCGTCAAAACAGATATTTTGCGAATGCAAATGTATCTAGTAATGACGAATATTCTCTAAGCTGTATCGAAAGATGCAGCCAAAGATATTCACATTACGGCATAACGCGTGAGGTGCAAGACCTCACCAGTCTTTGAACACCAGGCTTTGATTCTCGACGAGAGAGTCCAAAGTTATAGGGTCAAGTGACTAAGAGCATATGGTGGATGCCTTGGCGATGATAGGCGACGAAAGACGTGATAGCCTGCGATAAGCTTCGGGGAGCTGGCAAATAAGCTTTGATCCGGAGATTTCTGAATGGGGGAACCCACCTCGCAAGAGGTATCGTGCACTGAATACATAGGTGCACGAAGCGAACCTGGAGAACTGAAACATCTAAGTACCCAGAGGAAAAGACATCAACCGAGATTCCGATAGTAGTGGCGAGCGAATTCGGAAGAGCCTTGCAGTGATAGTCGATCAGTTAACAAAACGGCATGGAAAGGCCGACCATAGTGGGTGATAGTCCCGTATGTGAAAACCGATCGGTGGTACTAGGCTGCAGACAAGTAGGGCGGGGCACGAGAAACCCTGTCTGAATATGGGGGGACCATCCTCCAAGGCTAAATACTCATCATCGACCGATAGTGAACCAGTACCGTGAGGGAAAGGCGAAAAGAACCCCGGGAGGGGAGTGAAATAGATCCTGAAACCGTATGCTTACAAAAAGTCGGAGCCCTTAGGGGTGACGGCGTACCTTTTGTATAATGGGTCAGCGACTTACATTCAGTGGCAAGCTTAACCGAATAGGGGAGGCGAAGAGAAATCGAGTCCGAATAGGGCGACTAGTCGCTGGGTGTAGACCCGAAACCAAGTGATCTATCCATGGCCAGGATGAAGGTGCCGTAACAGGTACTGGAGGTCCGAACCCACTAATGTTGCAAAATTAGGGGATGAGCTGTGGATAGGGGTGAAAGGCTAAACAAACTTGGAAATAGCTGGTTCTCTCCGAAAACTATTTAGGTAGTGCCTCAAGTATTACCGTCGGGGGTAGAGCACTGTTTAGGCTAGGGGGTCATGGCGACTTACCAAACCTATGCAAACTCCGAATACCGACGAGTACAGCTTGGGAGACAGAGCACCGGGTGCTAACGTCCGGACTCAAGAGGGAAACAACCCAGACCGCCAGCTAAGGTCCCTAAAATTGGCTAAGTGGGAAACGAAGTGGGAAGGCTAAAACAGTCAGGATGTTGGCTTAGAAGCAGCCATCATTTAAAGAAAGCGTAATAGCTCACTGATCGAGTCGTCCTGCGCGGAAGATGTAACGGGGCTAAGCCAGTTACCGAAGCTGCGGATTTGCAATTTATTGCAAGTGGTAGGAGAGCGTTCTGTAAGCCTGTGAAGGTGTCTGGTAACGGATGCTGGAGGTATCAGAAGTGCGAATGCTGACATGAGTAGCGTTAAAGGGGGTGAAAAGCCCCCTCGCCGTAAGCGCAAGGTTTCCTACGCAACGTTCATCGGCGTAGGGTGAGTCGGCCCCTAAGGCGAGGCAGAGATGCGTAGCTGATGGGAAACAGGTCAATATTCCTGTACCGATCAATAGTGCGATGTGGGGACGGAGAAGGTTAGCTCAGCCAACTGTTGGATATGTTGGTTCAAGCCTGTAGTCGTGCCTGGTAGGCAAATCCGCCAGGCTTAGATGAGGGGTGATAACGAGTCTGCTTGCAGACGAAGTGAGTGATACCCTGCTTCCAGGAAAAGCCACTAAGCTTCAGCTATTGACGACCGTACCGCAAACCGACACTGGTGCGCGAGATGAGTATTCTAAGGCGCTTGAGAGAACTCAGGAGAAGGAACTCGGCAAATTGACACCGTAACTTCGGGAGAAGGTGTACCCCAAGTAAGTGAAGTTGTACAAACGGAGCTCAAAGGGGTTGCAAAAAATTGGTGGCTGCGACTGTTTAATAAAAACACAGCACTCTGCAAACACGAAAGTGGACGTATAGGGTGTGACGCCTGCCCGGTGCTGGAAGATTAAATGATGGGGTGCAAGCTCTTGATTGAAGTCCCAGTAAACGGCGGCCGTAACTATAACGGTCCTAAGGTAGCGAAATTCCTTGTCGGGTAAGTTCCGACCTGCACGAATGGCGTAACGATGGCCACACTGTCTCCTCCTGAGACTCAGCGAAGTTGAAATGTTTGTGATGATGCAATCTCCCCGCGGAAAGACGGAAAGACCCCATGAACCTTTACTGTAGCTTTGTATTGGACTTTGAACGGATCTGTGTAGGATAGGTGGGAGGCTTTGAAGTGCGGTCGCTAGATCGCATGGAGCCAACGTTGAAATACCACCCTGGTGCGTTTGAGGTTCTAACCTGGATCCATTATCTGGATCGGGGACAGTGCATGGTAGGCAGTTTGACTGGGGCGGTCTCCTCCCAAAGCGTAACGGAGGAGTTCGAAGGTACGCTAGTTACGGTCGGACATCGTGACGATAGTGCAATGGCATAAGCGTGCTTAACTGCGAGACTGACAAGTCGAGCAGATGCGAAAGCAGGACATAGTGATCCGGTGGTTCTGTATGGAAGGGCCATCGCTCAACGGATAAAAGGTACTCTGGGGATAACAGGCTGATACCGCCCAAGAGTTCATATCGACGGCGGTGTTTGGCACCTCGATGTCGGCTCATCTCATCCTGGGGCTGTAGTCGGTCCCAAGGGTATGGCTGTTCGCCATTTAAAGAGGTACGTGAGCTGGGTTTAAAACGTCGTGAGACAGTTTGGTCCCTATCTTCCGTGGGCGCTGCAGATTTGAGGAAGCCTGCTCCTAGTACGAGAGGACCGGAGTGGACACACCTCTGGTGTACCTGTTGTCACGCCAGTGGCATCGCAGGGTAGCTAAGTGTGGAAGAGATAACCGCTGAAAGCATCTAAGCGGGAAACTCGTTTCAAGATGAGATCTGCCGGGGCCTTGAGCCCCCTGAAGGGTCGTTGTAGACCACGACGTTGATAGGCTGGGTGTGGAAGCGCAGCAATGCGTTAAGCTAACCAGTACTAATTGCCCGTGCGGCTTGACCCTATAACTTTGGGTAAGCCTGGAAAAATGAAAGACAGAACGCAAGTTCTAGTTATGCCGAAAAGGCGCAATCGAAAAGCTGATTGAAGACTCTATGAATTCGTTGGACTGAAGGTGAGCGAGATTAAGAAGTTAATCGAGGCGCCGTCAATCTGACAAAAAGTTTATGCCTGATGACCATAGCAAGTTGGTACCACTCCTTCCCATCCCGAACAGGACAGTGAAACGACTTAGCGCCGATGATAGTGCGGGTTCCCGTGTGAAAGTAGGTCATCGTCAGGCTCTTACAGTGAAAACCCCGTAGTCGAAAGATTACGGGGTTTTTTATTTGACCAATCGGTATTCTTGATATTGCTTGCGCAGTAGCGGACATGGAAAGGATGAGCATGCAGCTGCAGGACATGTTGTATTCACAGGGCTTTGGCATTCGCCGCGTGTGCTCCGGCTTGGTGCAGCAAGGCTGGGTGGAGCTATGGAACCCACAGACCTCCGACTGGGAGAAGGTCCTGGATTCCACCGAGGAGGTGAATCCCGAAGGTCTGCGCTTCAGGGTGCAAGGCGTGGAGTGGGAGTATCACGCACTGGGTTACGTGCTGCTGAACAAGCCTGCCGGCACCGAGTGCTCGCAAAAGCCATCGGCCTACCCCAGCATCTATACCTTGCTGCCGGCTCCGCTGCGTCAACGACCCAACAAGGGAGCGGTGCAAGGTGTTCAGGCGGTGGGTCGTCTGGACCAGGATACGACGGGCATGCTGCTGCTCAGCGACGATGGCCAGTTCATCCATCGCATGTCCTCGCCCAAAAAACATGTCTCCAAGGTTTACCGGGTGACTTGCAAGCATCCGGTGGATGCCAAGCAGATACAGCGGCTGCTGGATGGTGTCGTGCTCGATGATGATCCCAAGCCCGTCAAGGCAGCGGCCTGCGAGCAGGTGGACAGCCATGTGCTGGATCTGACGCTGACCGAGGGCAAGTATCACCAGGTCAAGCGCATGATTGCGGCCGTGAGCAATCGGGTCGAAGGTCTGCACCGCAGAAGAATCGGTGGCCTGGAGCTGCCCGCAGAGCTGGAGCCCGGCCAATGGCGCTGGCTGACGGCGGATGAGCTGGAATTGTTCAAGCCGGGCAAGTAGGGCAGAGAAAGATAAAAAGCCTGCTGGCTTGCGCCAGCAGGCTTTTTGATTGGGGACACGGGAAGTCAGTGTGGCTGCGCAGGGAGCATGGATGTCTGCTGGAGCTTGCCCGAGGCTTGCAGCGCAGCGCCGGGCAGGAATTCGATGCCGGTGCGGCGCACCAGCTCCGCGTAGCTGATGGGCTCGGTGACGCGGGCCGCATCATCATTGGCCTGCCAGTGCGCCCAGGCACGCTGGCTCTGAGCGTCATAGACCAGCTTGTAGAGAAAGCTGGGCACACGCACCTGGTTGTGGCCAACGGAGGCAGCGCCGGCATCAAAGACCGGGCCGGTGATGATGTAGACATCGCCCTTGGCCCGTTGCGCATAGCTGCGCGTGTCTTTTTCGATACGGGCCCAGGGGCCGCTGTTCTGCTTGATGGACTGGGGCACCATATTGGCCAGCGAGAAGCTCTGGGCCATGGCCTGTGCGGTCGGCATGTCGCCAGCGGGAGCCATGTGGCCGCGTGAGTAGCCGGAGCGCTTGTAGTCGTCCAGCTCGGCGCGTTCATCGCGGGGCAGGCGGGCGTCGCTGTAGAACTTGTTGGTGCGCTTTTCGTCGGCATCGGCGACCAGGGCCTTGTTCAGACGCTGAGCGACGAAGACGGGAGTCTTGCTCTGGCCGCTGTGCAGCACGGCAAACGCGTCATAGCACAGCGCACGCAGCTTGGGCTGATCGCTGAGCACGGGGGCTTTGCCATTGGCAAAGAACTGCGGGCATTGCTCAAAGCCCTGCGTGCTGCGCGTGGGATTCTTGACCTGGATGAGCGATGCGGGGCTGGCCGCTGCCGAGGGCGCAGGCATCCTGGCGGAGCAGGCTACGCTGCCGATGACCAGCATTGCGAGGCCGGCATGGCGCAGCCATCTGGGAATCAGTGAGGACGGAGAGGAAAGCGGTGCTGAAAAAACGGAAGACATGCGCGAGGAAGGCCGAGGGAGATGAAAAGAGTGCCAGCAGCCCAGGCGCAGGAGCGAGTCTGGCCGTCATCAAGGATGATTGATTGCTACTTGAATAAGAGCTGCTTGCGCAAGATTTGAAAGATTTTCAAGGTAAAAGTTTCCTGAAAAGCTTTGGAATAAAGCGCTAAGTGCTCATATTTTATGAGGGATAGGCTTCGCCGCAGCCGATCTCCGGTCCGGCTCAGGTCGCCAAGCTGCGGATCCCCGAAGGCATTCCATGCATGAGCAGGATCTGCAGTGCGGCTTGGGTCTGATGGTGCAGCTGCTTGAGCGCCTCATCTTTCTGGGGCGGCAAAATGTACTGGCCCTGTGCGTTCCTGGCGTAGGGCTTGCCCAGAATGTCGGCCATATCGATCTGGTAGTAGCTGCGGTCGCCATACGGGCGCTTGCCGTCGATATAGGGCAAGGGCCAGATCGCCTGGCCGTCTTCCTCCTCGGCCAAGACATAAGGCAGGTCATCGGTACCGACTTCTCGCCACAGGGCGGCATGCAGCAGCGTCAGGTGTTCGGGACGAAAGTCGAAGCTGCTGTCTGGCGCCTGACCTGAGAAGTCGGGCGGCAAGGCATAGCGACCGGGCGCCAAGGTGGCGTTTGCCACAAACTCCGGCAGCCAAAGGCAGACTTCGGCCAGGAGCCGGGTGGCCAGAGCAGGATCGTGAATGCGCAGCACTTGCTGGGCTGTGTCGAGGGTGGACAGATCGCCGCCAAAGGGCTGCACGGGATCGAAGCCGGGTGCCCCAGACTCTATGGGCATCCACTGCACCCGCAGCAGGCGTATCAGCTGCAGATGCTGGGCGCTCAGTGGCGGCAGCGCCTGACTGAAGACCATCTGGATCACGGATCGACGTTCGGTACTGCCCGGACGCTTGCGCAGCCACGACCAGCTCAAGGCGCCGGTTGCCGCAACTGCCAGGGTCGAGAGCGTGGAGATCAGCAGCCTGCGCTTCATGGGTGAAGGCTTTCAGTCATCGATGGAAGCGCTCCAGCGGTCGCCCCAGCCACTGCTGCGCTGCACGCGGTCGATCTCCCGGCGGTCACGCTTGGTGGGGCGGCCGGTGTGCTGGGCCGCCAGTGCTTCGGCGGGCTCGGGGGCCAGACGGCGCTGTTCGGCCAGCTGTTCTCGCTGGGCAATGCTTTGCGCCGTTTCCTCGTACAGCTGCTGGGCCACGGGTGCCGGGCCGCGCATGCCGCTCAGCCCGCGCACTATGACTTCCCTGGGAATATTGCCCTGGCGCAGGTGGATGTGGTCGCCCGGGCGGATTTCACGCGAGGCCTTGGCATTGGCGTTGTTGACCGTGACCCGGCCTTTGCCAATTTCCTCCACAGCCAGGCTGCGGGTCTTGTAGAACCGTGCGCACCATAGCCATTTGTCCAGACGCATGGATTCAGTTTCACTCATGTCGGTATTTTGCGGCGTGAAGGGATGGCGATTCAAGTCAGAGCAGTATCCATGTCCAGGGTATCGCCATTGTGCAGGGGCAGCTGAATCAGCGCCTGCAGGCCACGCACGCGGCCAAGTTCGTCGTGCAGATTGCGCAGCTCGATCTGGCCGCCCAGGGTTTGCACGATCTCCTGGCAGATGGCCAGGCCCAGGCCCGAGCCGCTGCGCGCGTTGCCCGCCGAAAAAGGCTGGAACAGCCGCTGGGCCAGTTCATCGTCGATGCCGCTGCCGCTGTCTTCGATACTCAGCTGGGCCATGCCGTTGCGCGCGCGCACATCGACCTGCAGACTCCCGTGCCTGGGTGTGTGGCGTATGGCGTTGTGCAGCAGGTTGCGGGTCAACTCTCGCAGCATCCATTCATGGGCGGCGACGCAGCAGGCCTGGGTTTCGATGCCGAAGTCCATGTCGTGATCGGCAATCAGCGGGGATAGCTCCAGCGCCACGTCGCGCACGATATGGTCGAGCTGGGCGAGCATGGCGCTGTTCTGGTTGCTGTCTTCCTGGCGCAACTGCTCGACCTTGGCCAGGGCCAGCATCTGGTTGGCGACGCGGGTGGCGCGGTCTACCGTGTCGTCAATCTCGGCAAAGGCCTGGGCCGGTGGAATATCGCCGCGCTTGGCCGACTGCACCTGAACCTTGAGCACGGCCAGCGGCGTGCGCAGCTGGTGCGAGGCGTCGCGCACAAAGCGCTTCTGGTTGCTCAGCAGTCCTTGCAGGCGCTGCATGGTCTGGTTGGTGGCTTCCAGCAGGGGCTGGACTTCGCGCGGCATCTCGGGTGCAGCCAGCGGACTCAGATCTCCCTGGGCACGGCCTTGCAGGTCCTGGCTGAGCTGGCGTATGGGCTGGGTGGCGCGCTGCACCACAATGATGACGATCAGCGCGACGACCAGCACCAGCAGGGCCTGACGAATCAGGGTGTCACGCAGAATCTGCAAGGCCAGAGATTCGCGCAGCTCCAGGGTTTCGGCCACCTGGATCACGGCCATGCCGCGTCCGTCGGCACTGGCAACCGGCTGCAGCAGCACGGCCACGCGCACGGGGTGGCCGCGAAACTCGTCGTCATAGAAGTCCACCAGCGCCGCATAGGGAGGGCGCTGCGGAATCCTACCGTTCCAGACAGGCAGCTCCGCAAAGCCCGAAATCAGCTGACCGTCCAATGTGGAGACGCGGTAGAACATGCGGCTCTGGTTGTCGGCCTCGAAGATTTCCAGCGCCGAATAGGGAACGATGGCGCGCAGCTGTGCCTGATCGTCGTATCCGGTGACGCCGATCTGTTCGCTGATGCTTTTGGCCGAGGCCAGCAGGGTTCTGTCATAAGCCGTGTGCAGCGATGTCAGGGTCTGCTGATAGAGGCTCCAGGCGTTGAGGGCAATCAGCGCCAGCACGGGCAGCAGGATGCCGGTGAGCAGCAGGCGCCGCAGCGACCAGGCTGTCCTGGGCCGCGTCCTTCCCGGACTGGCTGTCATGCCGCTGCCTCGGCCTTGACCAGATAGCCCAGACCGCGCAGGGTGACCAGTTGCACGCCGGTGCCGCCCAGCTTTTTGCGCAGGCGGTAGGCCACGACTTCCACGGCCTCGTATTGCACATCGACCTCGCCAGGGAAGACCAGGCTGAACAGCCGCTCCTTGGTGACCGCATGGCCGGGGCGTGCCAGCAGCGCATGCATCATGGACAGCTCGCGCGGCGTCAGCTCCAGGACCTTGCCGTCGAGATAGATTGCGCCG
Protein-coding sequences here:
- a CDS encoding 16S rRNA pseudouridine(516) synthase, which gives rise to MQLQDMLYSQGFGIRRVCSGLVQQGWVELWNPQTSDWEKVLDSTEEVNPEGLRFRVQGVEWEYHALGYVLLNKPAGTECSQKPSAYPSIYTLLPAPLRQRPNKGAVQGVQAVGRLDQDTTGMLLLSDDGQFIHRMSSPKKHVSKVYRVTCKHPVDAKQIQRLLDGVVLDDDPKPVKAAACEQVDSHVLDLTLTEGKYHQVKRMIAAVSNRVEGLHRRRIGGLELPAELEPGQWRWLTADELELFKPGK
- a CDS encoding sensor histidine kinase — protein: MTASPGRTRPRTAWSLRRLLLTGILLPVLALIALNAWSLYQQTLTSLHTAYDRTLLASAKSISEQIGVTGYDDQAQLRAIVPYSALEIFEADNQSRMFYRVSTLDGQLISGFAELPVWNGRIPQRPPYAALVDFYDDEFRGHPVRVAVLLQPVASADGRGMAVIQVAETLELRESLALQILRDTLIRQALLVLVVALIVIIVVQRATQPIRQLSQDLQGRAQGDLSPLAAPEMPREVQPLLEATNQTMQRLQGLLSNQKRFVRDASHQLRTPLAVLKVQVQSAKRGDIPPAQAFAEIDDTVDRATRVANQMLALAKVEQLRQEDSNQNSAMLAQLDHIVRDVALELSPLIADHDMDFGIETQACCVAAHEWMLRELTRNLLHNAIRHTPRHGSLQVDVRARNGMAQLSIEDSGSGIDDELAQRLFQPFSAGNARSGSGLGLAICQEIVQTLGGQIELRNLHDELGRVRGLQALIQLPLHNGDTLDMDTALT
- a CDS encoding RNA-binding S4 domain-containing protein, translated to MSETESMRLDKWLWCARFYKTRSLAVEEIGKGRVTVNNANAKASREIRPGDHIHLRQGNIPREVIVRGLSGMRGPAPVAQQLYEETAQSIAQREQLAEQRRLAPEPAEALAAQHTGRPTKRDRREIDRVQRSSGWGDRWSASIDD
- a CDS encoding DNA/RNA non-specific endonuclease, whose amino-acid sequence is MLVIGSVACSARMPAPSAAASPASLIQVKNPTRSTQGFEQCPQFFANGKAPVLSDQPKLRALCYDAFAVLHSGQSKTPVFVAQRLNKALVADADEKRTNKFYSDARLPRDERAELDDYKRSGYSRGHMAPAGDMPTAQAMAQSFSLANMVPQSIKQNSGPWARIEKDTRSYAQRAKGDVYIITGPVFDAGAASVGHNQVRVPSFLYKLVYDAQSQRAWAHWQANDDAARVTEPISYAELVRRTGIEFLPGAALQASGKLQQTSMLPAQPH